The Sminthopsis crassicaudata isolate SCR6 chromosome 5, ASM4859323v1, whole genome shotgun sequence genome contains the following window.
GATGTTgtgaaatcaaagaatatttgaattgtttgcaGAAATTTTGTGATACAAGGTATCCACCCTCCATTAAAGCAATCCACTTTCAAACCACAGAAAACAAATGAACTATCAAGGTTTCTTTATACTGACAAACACTTTGCCTACAATGTTTCATCCTCTATTTCCTCTATTGTCATACAAGGGAGTTTCTCAGTTACTCCCTTAGGATTACTTTCAGTGActaggagagaggagagatgggatggagaaaggaggaaacagGGGAAAAACCTTTAGGAATGGAAAGCTTTTATCAATTGAGTTGAGGCTGGCTCTACAATAAAATCATAATGAATAATGAGAAGCAATAGTTAGTCTTCTATTGGCTGGGCTCCACCTACTAGGGACTTCATGGGCTGCTTATTACTCCTTTACTTGGGAAGATGGGGTAGTTTTTGGAACCTCAGTTCTTAGTACTTACTTATTTGATATTCTTTTCCCTCAGGAAAACTTTCAAGTTAAGCATGGGGAAAATACACCACCGGATATTTACCCAGGGtgagaatcaattaatcaacaaacttGTGGTAATACTTGTTTTTATATCAGTCACGGTATTGAATAAGGAAGATGCACCCCTAAAATTCATTCTAAGAGGGAGGACCAAAGTATGTAAGTGAGAATATGCCAGATACAGAGCATATAAAATAAGGTCAGAAGTCATAATCTAAATGAAACAATGAGACTATCAGAGTACTTTAGGAGAGAGGTGTACAAGGGCACCAGGCAATTAGTTCTGGGAGTTAAAGAAAAAACTTCTGGGGAGGGGGGCAATGTTGAAATGGATGATATGTGGGCTAAGCAAAGGAAAGAATGGTGGATGACTGAGCCCACCAACATggtgatagaaaaaaatttcattagaGGGCAGAAGTGGGGGGATGGGGACAGGAAGTGGGGAGAGACAAAGAATGGATTGTGTTTTGAACACATTGAGATTCAGGGGTCATTGGGCTTCTGGGTGAAAATGTCCAACAGATAGATGTGGGAACTGGGGAAGAGAGCTCaaaagagagactgaggcagGATCATTATACCTGGGAGGGGTTTAAGCTTTTTACATTTACATGGGAGtttgatacttgtaactccttaGGACATTCTCTATATTCTGGCAGGAAGAGTATAGATAGCTACATAGGATGGGTGTGAGTGGAATATGAAGGATAATCTCTTttgaaaaaaggttaaaaaagaatgagataagaatgtaccaggaaaagggaaagggagaagtggaatggtgcaactCCTCTGCCCAAGAAAAAGGTCAAGACAAAGCTTTTTAGGTGGGGGGGGGGCGAGAGGATGAGGAGATGAAGTTGAGAGAACATTGAGCTCATCACTACTGAACACCATAAATACTCAGTAGGGGTACAGAAAGCTTACTTAGCCTGCAAGAGGGGAATGGAATATGGGAAAGGGGGGTGAGAAAAGAATAGATCTTTTGGGGGAAGTCAGTAgtcagtagcaaaatacttttgagaagagagagggggaaaggagagagaacaaatgtgggggaaataaaattagcaatagtaattgtaaaaataatttttgaagcaattttctctgatcaaatatgaatataatatctcAGAAAGGATGAGTAGAATgttctcagggggaaaaaaaaaaaaaaaaaaaaaaaaaaaaaaaacttggatagtctccatgaacaaaatgaaatattccttaTATGAAATGAAGCAGTGTTCTTTAGCAACagttttaaatgattttgttgCAACACAATCATCCACAATTACTCTGAATGATTCAAGATAAAAATTCCTATCCAATCACAGAAAGGAATGATTGTGTCTCAATACAGACCAAAgcattttctatttccctttttgtctattttcaacttaatttttcttgaggctttttattttcattagggtggaagatctaatttttttttttttctcacaagttctatagaaatgttttggataatttcaaatgtggtttcttaattgtgagtgggAATCAGGGAAAGAACCTACAAAGCAAAAAGGTTAAAactaaatgtaaaagaaaaatgcttgAATGTAACATAAGCAAAATATTACATTAACATTAAAAAGGAGATTGTTCACTTTTGTATCTTGGAAGTTATAATAACATTGCTTTTCAATGAGTAAATCTCAACTGAATGGGCATTTGAGAAACCAGAACAGAGTTTAgaatgagaaaggggaaagaataaatgaaggccacagtcaataaatatttaatatctacTATAGGTCAAGCTCCATAGTAAGCAAAGGGGGAGCAAAGAATGGCCCAAGCAGGGCCCTGGCCTGGAGAGGTTTCTGTCTGAGGTGAATTCATAGAAACaactctgtacaaataagtggtTTACcacaaaaattagaattaatgaaGGTGCCTCTTGGGCTTTGGCCAAGTAGGAAATGGGGGAAGAGCAGAGGCAAGAACATAATGACAAGGGTCCAGTTCTCCTGCAAAAGCCAGGAATCCCTTTTGGTAGATCATAATCCCGGTGCTGCTACCTTTTCCATCCACATTCTGTgtcttcacttcttcccctttgcTTATATAATCCCTTCTTCATTCACAGACATGGTCCCAAAGAAGAATTTGGAAGAGGAAATATCAGTGATACCCGGAGGTCCCCCTCACCATGGTGCACCTCTTGGCTCCAACAATGCTAATGTGTCAGAGCTCAAGGGCCAGGAGGACATCACTGAAACATCAGGTATCACTTTTGGTAGATCATAATTGCAGAGATGCTGCCATCTTTCCCACTCACATTCAGCTTCCTGATTCCTTTCCTTTGCTCATATGGTCccttcttcattcacagacttggTCCAGCAGAGCCGCTTCcaacaaataaaatcattttttcaaagAGGTCGCCGTGTTGCACCTCTTTCCTTGAAGACACTTAATGTGTCAGAGCTCAAGGGCCAGGAGGACATCACTGAAACATCAGGTATCACTTTTGGTAGATCATAATTGCAGAGATGCTGCCATCTTTCCCACTCACATTCAGCTTCCTGATTCCTTTCCTTTGCTCATATGGTCccttcttcattcacagacttggTCCAGCAGAGCCGCTTCcaacaaataaaatcattttttcaaagAGGTCGCCGTGTTGCACCTCTTTCCTTGAAGACACTTAATGTGTCAGAGCTCAAGGGCCAGGAGGACATCACTGAAACATCAGGTATCACTTTTGGTAGATCATAATTGCAGAGATGCTGCCATCTTTCCCACTCACATTCTGGTTCCTGATTCCTTTCCTTTTGCTCATGTGATCccttcttcattcacagacttggTCCACCAGAGCAGGTTCCaacaaatgaaaacatttctaTGCAGAGGTCACCGTGTTGAACCCTTGAAGATTAAAGCAATAAAGGTAGAGGAAGTCACTCCCATAAATAAActaaaggaggaagaggaaccaTCATGGATAAAAAATCTAAGTTTTGCCGTTCCTCCTCTGACACTGGCAGTACCACGTTTACTGCTACAACCCTGTCCACCTGTTTATCTACATGACATACCGGAAGGCACCATAGCCTTAGATACTGCTGCTCCCATTGGGATCCTCCATCCTGCCATGGGCAGAGAAAATAAGGATCTGTATCCTGTGTTGGGAAGCAAAAACAAGGATGTGTATAAGGCCATCCCCAAACTTTACATGCAAAGCCCCCAAGATGGAGGATATGGAGATAAAGGACCCTACTGGGGATTCGTGAAAGGACTGGCTTGTGGAGGATTTTCACAGGAAAGAATTGAATAACTCAATTAAAATTGGTGTAACAAATAACCATCAATTACTAGAATCAAAAAGGCCAAGAGTCTGAAGAGCCTTGAGAAGAGTGAGTGAGGAAGAAAGCTCTATAGCCACAAAAAACCCATCATAACCTAGAAGTTGACCAGGTAAGAAGCTGTCTAGTTTTTATTCATCTTCAAGAAGCTCGTGGTGGTAAGAAGCTTGATGATCCAGACTTTTCAGGCGATGGGGACTGCCACATATGTGTAGAAGGGGAAATGAGTTAGTTTGTATTTTGGTGAGGTGTGTATTTTGTTGGGATCAAGCTGAACCATCAGAGACTTGTGGGTCTCCTTAGTAAGAGAGGACAAGGGGCAGAACAGCATCAAAGGTTTTAATCTTTTCTGACAATTAACCACCTGGCCCACATTGCAGTTGCTACTTTGCCCTTAGGTCTTGTGGATTTGAGAATATGACTATGAGAGAActtttaagggaaagaaaaagcaggGATGGGAGCATATGGACTATAAGCCTGACTGGTCCATAAGATGTTGTGAAATCTGAGAATATTAGAATTATTCACAGAAATGTTGTGATTTGGGCAGTCTGATAGAAGGTACCCACCCTCCTACTTAAAACAGACCACTACAAATCACAGCAAATGAATTTTCAAGATTCTTCTTTATACTGATAGACAAGACATTTTGCCTAAAATCGTAGTTGCGTCTCCTA
Protein-coding sequences here:
- the LOC141543483 gene encoding uncharacterized protein LOC141543483 isoform X1; this translates as MLLQNGKTFKLSMGKIHHRIFTQDMVPKKNLEEEISVIPGGPPHHGAPLGSNNANVSELKGQEDITETSDLVQQSRFQQIKSFFQRGRRVAPLSLKTLNVSELKGQEDITETSDLVQQSRFQQIKSFFQRGRRVAPLSLKTLNVSELKGQEDITETSDLVHQSRFQQMKTFLCRGHRVEPLKIKAIKVEEVTPINKLKEEEEPSWIKNLSFAVPPLTLAVPRLLLQPCPPVYLHDIPEGTIALDTAAPIGILHPAMGRENKDLYPVLGSKNKDVYKAIPKLYMQSPQDGGYGDKGPYWGFVKGLACGGFSQERIE
- the LOC141543483 gene encoding uncharacterized protein LOC141543483 isoform X2 — its product is MGKIHHRIFTQDMVPKKNLEEEISVIPGGPPHHGAPLGSNNANVSELKGQEDITETSDLVQQSRFQQIKSFFQRGRRVAPLSLKTLNVSELKGQEDITETSDLVQQSRFQQIKSFFQRGRRVAPLSLKTLNVSELKGQEDITETSDLVHQSRFQQMKTFLCRGHRVEPLKIKAIKVEEVTPINKLKEEEEPSWIKNLSFAVPPLTLAVPRLLLQPCPPVYLHDIPEGTIALDTAAPIGILHPAMGRENKDLYPVLGSKNKDVYKAIPKLYMQSPQDGGYGDKGPYWGFVKGLACGGFSQERIE